From Deltaproteobacteria bacterium:
CGGAACGCTTGGTCCTGCTGTTCTACCTCTTGCCCCCCTGTTTTGTCCTGATTTTTCTGCTGGCCCGCCCCATGAATCTGCTGGCCCTGGGGGAGGAGGTAGCCATGTACATGGGCATCAATGTCAAGACCGTCTCTTATGTCCTATTGATCACTACCTCGCTGATGGTCAGTGCAATTGTCTGTCAGTCAGGATTGGTGGGGTTTGTCGGGCTGGTCGTCCCGCATCTACTGCGACTAATCCTGGGGCCTGATCATCGTCTGTTGATTCCCGCCTGTGTGCTGGGGGGCGGCAGTTACCTGGTGTTGTGCGACCTACTGTCACGAATTCTGCCGTCGCAAGGAGAAATGCCGGTGGGGGTAATTACCGCCATCATCGGCGCACCCCTGTTTATCCTGCTATTGCAAAGGAGCCGGGGATGAAACCGGCGGTTATAATTGAACATCTCTATGTGGCTTACGGGAAGCGGCTCGTATTGCAAGACCTCTCCTTTCAGATCGACGATGGCGGCTTTTTTATTATTATCGGTCCCAATAGCTCGGGCAAAACCACCCTTTTGAAAACCATGGCCGGGGTGGTCCGGCCGCAACAGGGTTATGTGGAAATTTTAGGTAACCCTCTGGCCAGCTATGCCAAGAGAACCTTGGCCCAGCAAGTTGCCGTGGTCCCGCAATACACCCCTACGGACGTGCCTTTTACCGTCCAGGAGGTGGTGCTGATGGGCCGCTCCCCCCATCTGAGCCTAGCCGGTCTGGAGCAGAAGAGAGACCTTGCGATAGCCCAGGAAGCCATGGAGATAACCAAGGTAGCCCACCTGGCCGGGCGGCGACTGGATCAGCTAAGCGGCGGGGAGTTGCAGCGGGTGGTCCTGGCCCGGGCCCTTTGCCAGCAGCCCCGCCTGATTATGCTGGACGAACCCACCGCCTCCCTCGATCTGGCCCATCAGGTCAATATCATGGACCTGCTGGAGCGGCTCCAGCAAGAGCGGGGTCTGACGGTAATCATGATCTCCCATGATGTCAACCTGGCTGCCATGTATGGCAATCAACTGCTGCTGATGAAAGAGGGCCGGATAGTCAGCCTGGGGCCGCCTCGGGAGGTGCTTACCTATGCCCAACTGGAGCAGGCCTACGGTTGCGTGCTGTTGGTGGATGATAACCCCGTGAGAGATGTGCCCCGTGTGACTCTGGTACCTAAGAAGATGCTTCATTCTTTCTTTTGAGCAATGATCTTAACAGTCTTTAAGATCTTCCGGTAAGCAACCCCTGGGCTACCCCAGAATTTGCTGGCCAACGGCTTCCTTCCCAAAACTAAGCCCCCGCAATTCCGGTCGACAGCAAAAAATTACCAAGCAAGCCAAACCAGCCGTACTGCTGCCCAGGCCCACGGTCAGGCAGGGCCCCCAGTAGTCCGCCAGGGTGCCGAACAGCAGACTTCCCACCGGATTGAGGCCGATCAGGATCAGACTGAATAGTGACATAATCCGCCCCCGCAGTTCATCCGGAACATTGAGCTGCAACAAGCTGTTGGTGGTCGAGATGTTGATGACCATGCCCAATCCGGCCAGAAAAAGCCAGCCCAAGGCCACCATATAATTCCGACAAAAGGAAAAAGAGATTAAGGACAGGATTAGCAGTACCGCGCCGCCCCAGAAAAAGGGCATGGGCGAGTGGCGGCGCAGGCGGTTGGCCAAAATCAGCGCTCCTAAAAAGGCC
This genomic window contains:
- a CDS encoding ABC transporter ATP-binding protein, with product MKPAVIIEHLYVAYGKRLVLQDLSFQIDDGGFFIIIGPNSSGKTTLLKTMAGVVRPQQGYVEILGNPLASYAKRTLAQQVAVVPQYTPTDVPFTVQEVVLMGRSPHLSLAGLEQKRDLAIAQEAMEITKVAHLAGRRLDQLSGGELQRVVLARALCQQPRLIMLDEPTASLDLAHQVNIMDLLERLQQERGLTVIMISHDVNLAAMYGNQLLLMKEGRIVSLGPPREVLTYAQLEQAYGCVLLVDDNPVRDVPRVTLVPKKMLHSFF